A window of Campylobacter cuniculorum DSM 23162 = LMG 24588 contains these coding sequences:
- a CDS encoding TrkH family potassium uptake protein, with protein MKQFGFDRRTLKILLSGYIIIALAGSLLLSLDFAHTKPLSFLDAFFTSASAVSMTGLIVKNTASDFTLYGQIIILILVQIGGLGYMGIGLFIYILIRKKVGFSGKNLLKESLVHSSMDGLFSFFKKLLLFIVIIEFIGTILFFLRFALEMDFGKALWFGFFHSVSAFNNSGFYILEDGLLKYRHDIAINLIFTSLVIIGGLGYFVIVELYFFQRKRLQNLSLHTKIVVFSTLFFIVFSTLMMFILEYSNPNSIGNFSFFDKLLSSYFTAVNFRTSGFNTLDVYYFKDASLFFGSLFMVIGGAPGGTAGGMKVTTVVVLVLYAYWSVRNGRVRIFGYEIPQETINKAFVIGVGSAIYIVICTILLSLLESEIRFIALLFETSSAFATVGFSVGDGGSLSLCAKFNPVSKIIVIIMMLSGRIGVFAFFISIFSQDKAIHIKYPKGRVNL; from the coding sequence TTTAGATGCCTTTTTTACAAGTGCATCAGCAGTGAGTATGACGGGACTTATTGTTAAAAATACTGCAAGTGATTTTACTCTGTATGGACAAATTATCATCTTGATTCTTGTGCAAATTGGTGGGCTTGGATATATGGGTATAGGGCTTTTTATCTATATATTAATTCGTAAAAAAGTCGGTTTTAGTGGTAAAAATTTACTTAAAGAATCTCTAGTTCATTCATCAATGGACGGCTTATTTAGTTTTTTCAAAAAACTTTTGCTTTTTATTGTCATCATCGAATTCATTGGGACCATTTTATTTTTTTTGCGATTTGCTTTAGAAATGGACTTTGGAAAGGCTCTTTGGTTTGGTTTTTTTCACTCTGTCAGTGCCTTTAATAATTCAGGTTTTTATATACTTGAAGATGGGCTATTAAAATACAGACACGATATTGCCATCAATCTTATTTTTACAAGCTTAGTAATCATTGGTGGGCTTGGATATTTTGTTATTGTTGAATTATATTTCTTCCAAAGAAAGCGATTACAAAATCTTAGTTTGCATACTAAAATTGTCGTTTTTTCAACTCTTTTTTTTATTGTTTTTTCTACTTTAATGATGTTTATTTTAGAATATTCAAATCCAAACAGCATTGGAAATTTCTCTTTTTTTGATAAACTTCTCTCTTCTTATTTTACTGCTGTAAATTTTAGGACTTCAGGGTTTAACACTTTAGATGTTTATTATTTTAAAGATGCAAGTTTGTTTTTTGGTTCCTTGTTTATGGTTATAGGTGGAGCACCCGGAGGAACAGCTGGAGGAATGAAAGTAACAACGGTTGTCGTGCTCGTGCTCTATGCTTATTGGTCTGTAAGAAATGGAAGAGTAAGAATTTTTGGTTATGAAATTCCACAAGAAACTATTAATAAAGCCTTTGTCATCGGTGTAGGCTCGGCAATTTATATAGTCATTTGCACCATACTTCTTTCTTTGCTTGAATCAGAAATTCGATTCATTGCACTTTTATTTGAAACCTCATCAGCTTTTGCAACGGTGGGTTTTTCAGTCGGAGATGGAGGCTCACTTTCTCTTTGTGCGAAATTTAACCCTGTGAGCAAAATTATTGTTATTATTATGATGTTAAGTGGAAGAATAGGTGTTTTTGCATTCTTTATTTCTATTTTCAGTCAAGATAAGGCTATACATATTAAATACCCGAAAGGACGCGTCAATCTATGA
- a CDS encoding potassium channel family protein codes for MKNETYGIIGLGKFGSVVADELLASGYTVIVADKNEEALKNTQHSPSYAYILDSTNTAALKEAGFHDIGVVIISIGESVEKSILTLMALKDIGAKNIVAKATSNIHGQILSKLGATKVIYPEKESAKRLVKDFLVKSVNFEVFELSANTIRAIKLNIDDKLAGNSLKQIAQNMHIIAYKKLNGDWEILPDLETIIVYSGDCVILLGTGKELKDFQY; via the coding sequence ATGAAAAATGAAACTTATGGGATTATAGGATTAGGAAAATTTGGTTCGGTTGTAGCAGACGAGCTTCTTGCTTCTGGATATACCGTCATTGTTGCAGATAAAAACGAAGAGGCTTTAAAAAACACTCAACATTCTCCAAGTTATGCTTATATTTTAGATTCTACTAATACCGCAGCCTTAAAAGAAGCAGGTTTTCACGATATAGGGGTTGTTATTATAAGTATAGGTGAAAGTGTTGAAAAAAGCATACTCACTCTTATGGCACTTAAGGATATTGGAGCAAAAAATATTGTCGCTAAAGCCACTTCAAACATTCATGGACAAATTCTTTCAAAACTTGGAGCCACAAAAGTGATTTATCCTGAAAAAGAAAGTGCTAAAAGATTGGTTAAAGATTTTCTTGTTAAATCTGTTAATTTTGAGGTTTTTGAGCTTTCTGCAAATACAATTCGTGCTATAAAACTCAATATAGACGATAAACTTGCTGGAAATAGTCTTAAACAAATTGCTCAAAATATGCACATCATTGCTTATAAAAAATTAAATGGTGATTGGGAAATTTTGCCTGATTTAGAAACCATTATAGTGTATTCGGGTGATTGCGTTATCTTGCTTGGAACGGGCAAAGAGCTTAAAGATTTTCAGTATTAA